In Alphaproteobacteria bacterium US3C007, one genomic interval encodes:
- the hisG gene encoding ATP phosphoribosyltransferase codes for MSLRLGVPSKGRLMEKTFAWFGAHGIMLSRSGSEREYAAEVHGIDGLELVLLSAGEIPRELQAGRIHLGVTGTDLIREKLVNWEQRVEPLVELGFGHADLIIAVPDCWVDVETVDDLDGAAAAFRQTHGFRLRIATKYHRLVREFLRGAGVADYRLVDSQGATEGTIKHQTAEAIADITSSGETLRANHLRILQDGLVLKSQATLFRARGELLNPQRAEVLEALKARLQL; via the coding sequence ATGAGTTTGCGATTGGGAGTCCCCTCCAAGGGGCGGCTGATGGAGAAAACTTTTGCCTGGTTCGGGGCACATGGCATTATGCTCTCGCGCAGCGGGTCCGAACGCGAATATGCCGCCGAAGTGCACGGTATCGACGGGTTGGAATTGGTTTTGTTATCCGCAGGCGAAATACCACGCGAGTTGCAAGCTGGGCGCATCCATTTGGGTGTAACCGGAACCGATCTTATCCGCGAAAAGCTGGTCAATTGGGAGCAGCGGGTGGAACCGCTGGTTGAATTGGGCTTCGGGCATGCCGATCTGATCATCGCTGTACCGGATTGCTGGGTGGATGTGGAAACGGTAGATGATCTTGATGGCGCGGCCGCGGCCTTTCGCCAAACCCACGGATTTCGGCTGCGGATCGCCACAAAATATCATCGTTTGGTGCGGGAATTTCTACGCGGTGCTGGCGTGGCTGATTATCGTTTGGTGGACAGTCAAGGCGCCACAGAAGGCACGATAAAGCATCAAACGGCGGAGGCCATCGCCGATATAACCTCGAGTGGGGAAACGCTGCGGGCCAATCACCTGCGCATTCTGCAAGACGGGTTGGTGCTGAAATCGCAGGCCACGCTGTTTCGCGCCCGCGGCGAGCTATTGAACCCGCAGAGGGCTGAGGTGTTAGAGGCATTGAAAGCCCGCTTGCAGCTTTAA
- a CDS encoding DUF1489 domain-containing protein — MAGLIHLVKLSVGSEGVEDLRAWQATKRAQAEDGAPRHVTRMWPKREADLLKGGSIYWVIKGQLQCRQKILRLDEIYREDGIRRCAIVLDPEIIRTHLAQKRPFQGWRYLKPEQAPADLPGNRQDEEDLPVELAGALADIGVF, encoded by the coding sequence ATGGCAGGTTTAATCCATCTGGTAAAATTGAGCGTTGGCAGCGAAGGCGTTGAGGATCTGCGCGCCTGGCAGGCCACGAAGCGCGCGCAAGCTGAAGATGGAGCGCCCCGCCATGTCACGCGGATGTGGCCCAAACGCGAGGCGGATTTGCTCAAAGGGGGCTCGATCTACTGGGTCATCAAAGGGCAGCTGCAATGTCGTCAAAAAATTTTGCGCCTGGATGAAATATATCGCGAAGACGGCATCAGGCGCTGTGCCATCGTGCTTGACCCCGAGATTATCCGCACCCATTTGGCGCAAAAGCGCCCCTTCCAAGGATGGCGCTATTTAAAACCCGAGCAGGCGCCAGCCGATTTGCCTGGCAACCGTCAAGACGAAGAGGATTTGCCCGTCGAATTGGCGGGGGCTTTGGCCGATATCGGAGTGTTTTAA
- a CDS encoding adenosylcobalamin-dependent ribonucleoside-diphosphate reductase — MSRFSAPIAEQIWDMKYRLKTADDEPIDACVEESWRRVAKDLARVEAEPGIWEEKFYAALEDFKFLPAGRIAAGAGTQRKVTLFNCFVMGTVPDDMGGIFDMLKEAALTMQQGGGIGYDFSTIRPKDALVKGVAADASGPLSFMDVWDSMCRTIMSAGSRRGAMMATLRCDHPDIEDFIAAKSDPARLRMFNVSVLVTDPFMAAVKADDDWDLVFEGRIYKTLSARKLWDQIMQSTYEFAEPGVIFIDRINQANNLSYCETIAATNPCGEQPLPPYGACLLGSINLARLVEAPFERGAQLSAAALQDLVATAVRMMDNVVDASNFPLEAQALEARNKRRIGLGVTGLADALLMLGLRYGSEAAARQTEDWLHAIARAAYLASVQLAKEKGAFPLFEADPYLASGAMQGMDEDVRAEIATHGIRNALLTSIAPTGTISLYAGNISSGIEPVFAYAYTRKVLQKDGSRSEEEVVDYAVQMWRDKFGDADLPDYFVNAQTLAPKDHVKMQAAAQKWVDSSISKTINCPEDISFEAFKEVYSAAYESGCKGCTTYRPNAVTGSVLSVSESSETTPETDQGAEVIYMSEPLDRPQALEGQTYKLKWPDSEHAIYLTVNDVVVNGHRRPFEVFINSKNMEHFAWTVALTRMISAVFRRGGDVSFVVEELKAVFDPRGGAWIKGKYIPSILAAIGGVLETHMVAIGFLEGEGLGLKQDPQAVMPAGASGKGKACSSCGQYDLRMVEGCMTCASCGYSKCG, encoded by the coding sequence ATGAGCCGATTTTCTGCGCCGATTGCCGAACAGATTTGGGATATGAAATATCGCTTGAAAACGGCGGATGATGAACCGATCGATGCTTGCGTTGAAGAAAGCTGGCGGCGCGTTGCCAAGGATCTGGCCCGCGTTGAGGCGGAGCCCGGTATTTGGGAGGAAAAATTCTACGCTGCTTTGGAAGATTTTAAATTTTTGCCCGCCGGGCGGATTGCCGCTGGCGCCGGGACGCAGCGCAAAGTCACGCTGTTCAATTGCTTTGTGATGGGCACGGTGCCCGATGATATGGGTGGTATTTTTGATATGCTCAAGGAAGCCGCGCTGACCATGCAGCAGGGCGGAGGGATCGGGTATGATTTTAGCACGATCCGCCCCAAAGACGCTTTGGTCAAGGGCGTGGCTGCAGATGCATCGGGGCCGCTCTCGTTCATGGATGTCTGGGACAGTATGTGCCGCACCATTATGAGCGCGGGATCGCGCCGTGGCGCGATGATGGCCACATTGCGCTGTGATCACCCCGATATTGAAGATTTTATTGCTGCGAAATCGGATCCGGCACGGTTGCGCATGTTCAATGTTTCGGTGCTGGTGACGGATCCGTTTATGGCGGCGGTGAAGGCGGATGATGACTGGGATCTGGTGTTTGAGGGGCGAATTTACAAAACGCTTTCGGCGCGCAAGCTCTGGGATCAAATTATGCAATCGACCTACGAGTTCGCCGAGCCAGGAGTGATTTTCATAGATCGGATCAATCAGGCCAATAATTTGAGCTATTGCGAAACCATCGCAGCCACAAACCCCTGCGGAGAACAACCTTTACCACCCTATGGGGCCTGTTTGCTGGGCTCGATCAATCTGGCGCGCCTGGTAGAGGCGCCCTTTGAACGCGGCGCGCAATTAAGTGCGGCGGCGCTTCAGGATCTGGTGGCAACCGCTGTGCGGATGATGGATAATGTGGTGGATGCCTCAAATTTTCCGCTTGAGGCGCAGGCGCTTGAGGCGCGCAATAAGCGCCGGATCGGGCTTGGGGTGACCGGCTTGGCCGATGCGTTATTGATGCTTGGCTTGCGCTATGGCTCCGAGGCAGCGGCGCGGCAAACCGAAGATTGGTTGCACGCGATCGCGCGCGCCGCCTATCTGGCCTCGGTGCAATTGGCCAAGGAAAAGGGCGCGTTTCCGCTCTTTGAGGCAGATCCTTATCTGGCCTCGGGCGCGATGCAGGGAATGGATGAGGATGTGCGCGCCGAAATTGCAACGCATGGCATTAGAAACGCTTTGCTCACATCCATCGCCCCAACCGGCACTATTAGCCTTTATGCCGGCAATATCAGTTCGGGGATTGAGCCGGTTTTCGCCTATGCCTATACGCGCAAAGTGCTGCAAAAAGACGGATCGCGCAGCGAAGAAGAAGTTGTGGATTACGCCGTTCAAATGTGGCGCGATAAATTCGGTGATGCCGATCTGCCCGATTATTTTGTCAACGCGCAAACCCTTGCCCCAAAAGATCACGTAAAAATGCAGGCGGCGGCGCAAAAATGGGTGGATAGCTCAATCTCGAAAACCATCAATTGCCCCGAAGATATCAGCTTTGAGGCGTTCAAAGAAGTCTATAGCGCCGCCTATGAAAGCGGCTGTAAAGGCTGCACGACCTATCGACCCAACGCGGTGACGGGCTCGGTGCTAAGCGTGTCTGAAAGCAGCGAGACCACGCCCGAAACCGATCAGGGCGCCGAGGTGATCTATATGTCCGAGCCGCTGGACCGCCCGCAGGCCTTAGAAGGGCAGACCTATAAGTTGAAATGGCCCGATAGCGAGCATGCGATTTATCTCACGGTGAATGATGTGGTGGTGAATGGTCACCGACGCCCGTTTGAAGTGTTCATCAATTCGAAAAACATGGAGCATTTTGCATGGACGGTGGCGCTGACGCGGATGATTTCCGCCGTGTTCCGGCGCGGGGGCGATGTGTCTTTCGTGGTGGAAGAGCTGAAGGCCGTGTTTGATCCGCGCGGCGGCGCCTGGATCAAGGGCAAATATATCCCCTCGATTCTGGCGGCGATTGGCGGCGTTTTGGAAACCCATATGGTGGCGATCGGATTTTTGGAAGGCGAAGGGCTGGGGCTCAAGCAAGATCCGCAGGCCGTGATGCCGGCAGGGGCCTCGGGCAAGGGCAAAGCCTGTTCCAGCTGTGGGCAATATGATTTGCGCATGGTGGAAGGCTGCATGACCTGCGCCAGTTGCGGCTATTCCAAATGTGGCTGA
- a CDS encoding uracil-DNA glycosylase family protein has translation MAKHTEDFKIEALLECRLCADQFAATQNAHQPRPVFQGNPRAKILIAGQAPGARVHRSGVPFSDPSGDRLRAWMGLAPDQFYDPERIAILPMAFCFPGYSAQGADLPPPKICAATWRAQMLARYPNLELQLLVGGYAQKWHLNTKASLGQVMAQWRRDLPAILPLPHPSWRNNAWLKKNLWFEADLLPELQRRVKELMR, from the coding sequence ATGGCTAAACACACGGAAGATTTCAAAATTGAGGCGCTGCTTGAGTGCAGGCTTTGCGCAGATCAATTCGCCGCAACGCAAAATGCGCATCAGCCAAGGCCGGTTTTTCAGGGCAATCCGCGCGCGAAAATTTTAATCGCAGGGCAGGCGCCGGGCGCGCGGGTGCATCGCTCGGGCGTTCCGTTTAGCGATCCCTCGGGTGATCGATTGCGGGCGTGGATGGGGCTTGCGCCCGACCAATTTTATGATCCAGAGCGTATTGCGATTTTACCAATGGCGTTTTGCTTTCCGGGCTATTCCGCGCAAGGCGCCGATTTGCCACCGCCCAAAATCTGCGCGGCCACGTGGCGCGCGCAAATGCTTGCCCGTTATCCAAACCTCGAACTGCAGCTTCTGGTGGGGGGCTATGCGCAGAAATGGCATTTGAACACCAAGGCCAGTTTGGGGCAGGTGATGGCGCAGTGGCGCCGCGACCTACCGGCAATTTTACCCTTGCCGCACCCGTCCTGGCGCAATAATGCGTGGCTCAAGAAAAACCTGTGGTTTGAAGCCGATCTGCTGCCCGAGTTGCAGCGGCGCGTGAAGGAGCTGATGCGATGA
- a CDS encoding SseB family protein, producing the protein MSVETPLDRAHAKMQSASDQDAALLGFYERLADAELFLLLTQPPVGEAVEPEIFDLQEHSYVLVFDREDRLSEFTGQISPYVALSGRAVIAMLVDQKLGLGVNLDVAPSQMLLPPEAIGWLSQTLAQTAEEVSLQPMAFYTPSDIPQAVLESLDSKLVSAAGLVKQVWLTSVTYAGDQRGHLLAFIDAVAGAEPALTTAAQEALTFSGIEAGSIDVGFFTSEDKVYKTLSAHGLRFDLPQPEPAVAQNPSAPGRDPAKPPILR; encoded by the coding sequence ATGAGCGTTGAAACGCCGCTTGATCGGGCGCATGCCAAGATGCAATCTGCATCTGACCAAGATGCGGCGCTATTGGGCTTTTATGAGCGGCTGGCGGATGCCGAATTGTTTTTGCTGCTGACGCAGCCGCCGGTTGGAGAAGCGGTAGAGCCAGAGATTTTCGATCTGCAAGAGCATTCTTATGTTTTGGTTTTTGACCGTGAAGACCGGCTGTCAGAATTTACCGGCCAAATTTCACCCTATGTGGCGCTTTCCGGGCGCGCGGTTATCGCGATGCTGGTGGACCAAAAGCTTGGCCTTGGGGTGAATTTAGACGTGGCCCCCTCGCAAATGCTTTTGCCGCCCGAGGCGATTGGCTGGTTGTCGCAAACATTGGCGCAAACAGCCGAGGAAGTCTCGCTGCAGCCTATGGCGTTTTATACGCCCTCCGATATTCCGCAAGCGGTCTTGGAAAGTTTGGATAGCAAATTGGTGTCTGCGGCGGGTCTGGTGAAACAGGTTTGGCTGACCTCTGTGACCTATGCGGGGGATCAAAGGGGCCATCTTTTGGCGTTTATTGACGCGGTTGCCGGGGCCGAGCCAGCGCTGACAACGGCGGCGCAAGAGGCGCTGACCTTTTCTGGTATCGAGGCGGGCAGCATCGATGTGGGATTTTTCACCTCAGAGGATAAAGTGTATAAAACCTTATCGGCGCATGGGCTTAGGTTTGATTTACCGCAGCCAGAGCCAGCGGTGGCGCAAAACCCATCAGCGCCGGGCCGCGACCCCGCCAAGCCGCCGATTTTGCGTTAA
- a CDS encoding response regulator transcription factor: MTLPLVSILDDEPEIRAMLVKALEDAGFRTISFSRATEFEAALKTATPDVCLVDLSLPDRDGLTLVHRLALEKGAVVIIISGRAQVQDRVTGLELGADDYIIKPFDPAEVVARIRARLRQDRTGAHTGTSAYFSTWVAHFDRYSLEDENGLETPFSHAESEVLRMFLQSPKRLISRAQMQETLGGGASESFDRAMDVRISRLRTKLREDPKNPQLIKTIYGAGYIFLSDVKWVTQSPKPA; encoded by the coding sequence ATGACTCTTCCTTTGGTGTCTATTCTCGATGATGAACCTGAAATCAGAGCCATGTTGGTCAAAGCCTTAGAGGATGCCGGGTTTCGCACCATTAGTTTTTCGCGCGCCACCGAATTTGAAGCCGCGCTGAAAACGGCCACACCCGATGTCTGTTTGGTAGATCTCAGCCTGCCTGACCGCGACGGGTTAACGCTGGTGCATCGCTTGGCGCTTGAAAAAGGGGCGGTGGTGATCATTATTTCTGGGCGCGCGCAGGTTCAAGATCGGGTTACAGGTTTAGAGTTGGGCGCGGATGATTACATCATTAAGCCGTTCGATCCGGCCGAAGTGGTGGCGCGCATTCGCGCCCGCCTGCGCCAAGATCGCACCGGCGCGCATACAGGTACCAGCGCCTATTTTTCAACTTGGGTGGCGCATTTCGATCGCTATAGTCTGGAAGATGAAAATGGGCTTGAAACCCCCTTTTCACACGCTGAATCCGAAGTGTTACGAATGTTTTTACAAAGCCCCAAGCGCTTGATAAGCCGCGCCCAAATGCAGGAAACGCTGGGCGGCGGGGCCAGTGAAAGTTTCGATCGGGCGATGGATGTTCGGATCTCGCGATTGCGCACAAAATTGCGTGAAGACCCAAAAAACCCGCAGCTGATCAAAACCATTTACGGGGCCGGATATATTTTTTTAAGCGATGTCAAATGGGTGACGCAGAGCCCCAAGCCCGCTTAA
- a CDS encoding PAS-domain containing protein yields the protein MEQRFTDPNAMTQAGLNLIQQALSIYNKDLELALCNQRHGEMFNLPKSLTTPGAKFEDTIRYLVESGEYGDVENAEAFIQEKVDIAKAFEPHYVERIRANGQVISIEGAPLPQGGWVTVYTDITQTKKQENLLRLRSEELSDQLLSYSEELAAKNRQLESSIAALEEAKRELTEIESRTRLTSEMIPAHVAHVDRQGRYRYSNRRLSMVLPDRPNDIIGRPISEVLGAPTYNQISPKLREAFLGTPSVLEFTDDLSARRIRVAFTPDVKETGIEGAYILSMDITEETQARNALQQVAKRELAAQLTSGLAHDFANLLTIILGAQSRLTSRVHDAESLALIEATKTAATRGGSLLNTIGDMTGTRNLNPTPTHIEALLEKLLPLAEAALPKSIILKIHNTVPDEAYFLDSGMLQDALLNLILNAKDACGAGGRIKLSIRPVADIWLDFIVTDSGSGFSAKALKHALDPFYTTKGLDGNGLGLTMVYDAAKLAGGDLRLSNSFSGARAQLRLPLRKVPAMPHKAMVLIVEDDPSLRKDMRVMLTDLGHLVIEASSVSEALDLCQNLPDIALILCDLNLEGDENGTALAKARPHPSAELIFMTSLPIADPLHQDALTLAPVLSKPFSQRTLETILSGGPSL from the coding sequence ATGGAGCAGCGCTTTACCGATCCCAATGCCATGACGCAGGCGGGGCTAAATTTGATTCAACAAGCGCTGTCGATCTATAACAAAGATCTTGAGCTTGCTTTGTGCAATCAACGCCACGGGGAAATGTTTAACCTTCCTAAATCCCTAACAACACCGGGCGCTAAATTTGAAGACACGATCCGCTATTTGGTTGAAAGCGGAGAATATGGTGATGTTGAAAATGCGGAAGCCTTTATTCAGGAAAAGGTTGATATCGCAAAGGCCTTCGAGCCGCATTACGTAGAACGTATCCGCGCCAATGGGCAAGTGATCAGCATCGAAGGCGCCCCTTTGCCGCAAGGCGGTTGGGTCACCGTCTACACCGACATAACCCAAACAAAAAAACAAGAAAACTTATTGCGCCTGCGCTCTGAAGAGCTTTCAGACCAGCTTTTATCCTATTCAGAGGAACTGGCCGCGAAAAATCGGCAATTAGAGTCCAGTATCGCAGCGCTCGAGGAAGCCAAGCGCGAACTTACAGAAATCGAATCGCGCACTCGCCTGACAAGCGAAATGATTCCGGCCCATGTGGCGCATGTGGATCGCCAGGGGCGCTATCGGTATTCCAATCGGCGTCTATCTATGGTGTTGCCGGACAGACCGAATGACATTATTGGCCGGCCTATTTCCGAGGTGCTCGGCGCGCCCACCTATAATCAAATTTCGCCAAAATTACGCGAAGCGTTTTTGGGAACTCCAAGCGTGCTGGAATTCACCGATGATCTCAGCGCCAGGCGCATTCGCGTGGCCTTCACGCCTGATGTAAAAGAAACGGGCATCGAAGGCGCTTATATCCTGTCGATGGATATCACCGAGGAAACGCAAGCGCGCAACGCCTTGCAACAGGTCGCCAAACGCGAACTTGCCGCTCAGCTGACCAGCGGTTTGGCGCATGATTTTGCAAACCTCCTTACCATTATTTTGGGCGCACAAAGTCGGCTCACCAGCCGCGTGCATGATGCAGAATCACTGGCCTTGATCGAGGCCACCAAAACTGCGGCAACCCGCGGCGGAAGCCTGCTGAACACGATTGGCGACATGACAGGAACCCGCAATTTAAACCCGACACCAACGCATATTGAGGCGCTTCTTGAAAAACTGCTTCCATTGGCTGAGGCTGCGCTGCCCAAAAGCATCATTTTGAAAATCCACAACACAGTGCCGGATGAAGCGTATTTTCTTGATTCTGGGATGCTTCAGGATGCGCTGCTCAATCTAATTCTAAATGCCAAAGACGCTTGTGGCGCGGGAGGGCGGATCAAGCTTTCAATCCGCCCTGTGGCGGATATCTGGCTCGATTTTATCGTCACGGATTCAGGATCTGGATTTAGCGCAAAAGCCTTAAAGCACGCCTTAGACCCGTTTTACACGACCAAAGGCCTTGATGGGAACGGGCTTGGTCTGACCATGGTTTATGATGCCGCCAAGCTCGCCGGGGGTGATTTGCGGCTTAGCAATAGCTTTTCTGGTGCCCGTGCACAATTGCGCTTACCGCTGCGAAAAGTGCCCGCAATGCCCCATAAAGCGATGGTCTTGATTGTTGAAGATGATCCCAGTTTGCGAAAAGATATGCGCGTCATGCTGACGGATCTTGGGCATTTGGTAATTGAAGCCAGCTCGGTCAGCGAAGCCTTAGACCTGTGCCAAAACTTGCCCGATATTGCGCTGATTTTATGCGATTTAAACCTTGAGGGTGATGAAAACGGCACCGCGCTTGCCAAAGCGCGCCCGCACCCATCGGCTGAATTGATTTTCATGACATCGCTGCCGATTGCAGATCCATTGCATCAAGATGCTTTGACTTTAGCGCCCGTTTTGTCCAAACCGTTTTCACAACGCACCCTTGAAACGATTTTATCCGGCGGGCCCTCTTTATGA